One Fundulus heteroclitus isolate FHET01 chromosome 1, MU-UCD_Fhet_4.1, whole genome shotgun sequence genomic window carries:
- the pcbp2 gene encoding poly(rC)-binding protein 2 isoform X1, which produces MDSSLVEGGLNVTLTIRLLMHGKEVGSIIGKKGESVKKMREESGARINISEGNCPERIITLAGPTTSIFKAFSMIIEKLEEVSENDISTSMTNSTATSKPPVTMRLVVPASQCGSLIGKGGCKIKEIRESAGAQVQVAGDMLPNSTERAITIAGTPQSIIECVKQICVVMLESPPKGVTIPYRPKPSGSPVIFAGGQAYAVQGQHAIPQPDVSEGPSLTKLHQLAMQQSPFPIAHGNQGFQAGMDASAQTGSHELTIPNDLIGCIIGRQGAKINEIRQMSGAQIKIANPVEGSTDRQVTITGSHASISLAEYLINARLSSEATGLAAN; this is translated from the exons GAGGTCGGAAGCATAATCGGCAAG AAAGGCGAGTCGGTGAAGAAGATGAGAGAGGAG AGCGGCGCTCGCATCAACATCTCGGAGGGGAACTGTCCGGAGAGGATCATAACCCTCGCTGGACCCACCACCTCCATTTTTAAAGCCTTCTCTATGATCATTGAGAAACTGGAGGAGGTTAGCgaaaat GACATCAGCACCTCCATGACTAACAGCACGGCCACCAGCAAACCGCCAGTCACCATGCGCCTCGTCGTGCCTGCCAGCCAGTGCGGCTCGCTCATCGGCAAGGGCGGCTGTAAGATCAAAGAAATCCGAGAG TCGGCAGGAGCTCAGGTACAAGTAGCAGGCGACATGCTGCCCAACTCAACAGAACGTGCCATCACCATCGCGGGGACCCCCCAGTCCATCATCGAGTGCGTCAAGCAGATCTGCGTCGTCATGCTTGAG TCTCCACCAAAAGGAGTGACCATCCCGTACAGGCCCAAACCCTCAGGCTCTCCTGTCATCTTTGCAGGCGGTCAG GCGTATGCTGTCCAAGGGCAGCACGCCATTCCACAGCCTGATGTAAGTGAAGGGCCCTCT CTCACCAAGCTTCACCAGCTGGCCATGCAGCAGAGCCCTTTCCCCATTGCACATGGCAACCAGGGCTTCCAGG CTGGGATGGATGCCTCTGCACAAACCGGCTCTCATGAGCTGACCATTCCAAATGAT CTCATAGGCTGCATCATAGGCCGTCAGGGTGCAAAGATCAACGAGATTCGTCAGATGTCAGGGGCCCAGATAAAAATCGCCAACCCAGTGGAGGGCTCGACTGACAGGCAGGTCACCATCACCGGTTCCCACGCCAGCATCAGCCTGGCCGAGTACCTGATCAATGCTCG GCTTTCTTCTGAAGCCACTGGCCTCGCAGCAAACTGA
- the pcbp2 gene encoding poly(rC)-binding protein 2 isoform X2, which yields MDSSLVEGGLNVTLTIRLLMHGKEVGSIIGKKGESVKKMREESGARINISEGNCPERIITLAGPTTSIFKAFSMIIEKLEEDISTSMTNSTATSKPPVTMRLVVPASQCGSLIGKGGCKIKEIRESAGAQVQVAGDMLPNSTERAITIAGTPQSIIECVKQICVVMLESPPKGVTIPYRPKPSGSPVIFAGGQAYAVQGQHAIPQPDVSEGPSLTKLHQLAMQQSPFPIAHGNQGFQAGMDASAQTGSHELTIPNDLIGCIIGRQGAKINEIRQMSGAQIKIANPVEGSTDRQVTITGSHASISLAEYLINARLSSEATGLAAN from the exons GAGGTCGGAAGCATAATCGGCAAG AAAGGCGAGTCGGTGAAGAAGATGAGAGAGGAG AGCGGCGCTCGCATCAACATCTCGGAGGGGAACTGTCCGGAGAGGATCATAACCCTCGCTGGACCCACCACCTCCATTTTTAAAGCCTTCTCTATGATCATTGAGAAACTGGAGGAG GACATCAGCACCTCCATGACTAACAGCACGGCCACCAGCAAACCGCCAGTCACCATGCGCCTCGTCGTGCCTGCCAGCCAGTGCGGCTCGCTCATCGGCAAGGGCGGCTGTAAGATCAAAGAAATCCGAGAG TCGGCAGGAGCTCAGGTACAAGTAGCAGGCGACATGCTGCCCAACTCAACAGAACGTGCCATCACCATCGCGGGGACCCCCCAGTCCATCATCGAGTGCGTCAAGCAGATCTGCGTCGTCATGCTTGAG TCTCCACCAAAAGGAGTGACCATCCCGTACAGGCCCAAACCCTCAGGCTCTCCTGTCATCTTTGCAGGCGGTCAG GCGTATGCTGTCCAAGGGCAGCACGCCATTCCACAGCCTGATGTAAGTGAAGGGCCCTCT CTCACCAAGCTTCACCAGCTGGCCATGCAGCAGAGCCCTTTCCCCATTGCACATGGCAACCAGGGCTTCCAGG CTGGGATGGATGCCTCTGCACAAACCGGCTCTCATGAGCTGACCATTCCAAATGAT CTCATAGGCTGCATCATAGGCCGTCAGGGTGCAAAGATCAACGAGATTCGTCAGATGTCAGGGGCCCAGATAAAAATCGCCAACCCAGTGGAGGGCTCGACTGACAGGCAGGTCACCATCACCGGTTCCCACGCCAGCATCAGCCTGGCCGAGTACCTGATCAATGCTCG GCTTTCTTCTGAAGCCACTGGCCTCGCAGCAAACTGA
- the pcbp2 gene encoding poly(rC)-binding protein 2 isoform X3 — MDSSLVEGGLNVTLTIRLLMHGKEVGSIIGKKGESVKKMREESGARINISEGNCPERIITLAGPTTSIFKAFSMIIEKLEEDISTSMTNSTATSKPPVTMRLVVPASQCGSLIGKGGCKIKEIRESAGAQVQVAGDMLPNSTERAITIAGTPQSIIECVKQICVVMLESPPKGVTIPYRPKPSGSPVIFAGGQAYAVQGQHAIPQPDLTKLHQLAMQQSPFPIAHGNQGFQAGMDASAQTGSHELTIPNDLIGCIIGRQGAKINEIRQMSGAQIKIANPVEGSTDRQVTITGSHASISLAEYLINARLSSEATGLAAN, encoded by the exons GAGGTCGGAAGCATAATCGGCAAG AAAGGCGAGTCGGTGAAGAAGATGAGAGAGGAG AGCGGCGCTCGCATCAACATCTCGGAGGGGAACTGTCCGGAGAGGATCATAACCCTCGCTGGACCCACCACCTCCATTTTTAAAGCCTTCTCTATGATCATTGAGAAACTGGAGGAG GACATCAGCACCTCCATGACTAACAGCACGGCCACCAGCAAACCGCCAGTCACCATGCGCCTCGTCGTGCCTGCCAGCCAGTGCGGCTCGCTCATCGGCAAGGGCGGCTGTAAGATCAAAGAAATCCGAGAG TCGGCAGGAGCTCAGGTACAAGTAGCAGGCGACATGCTGCCCAACTCAACAGAACGTGCCATCACCATCGCGGGGACCCCCCAGTCCATCATCGAGTGCGTCAAGCAGATCTGCGTCGTCATGCTTGAG TCTCCACCAAAAGGAGTGACCATCCCGTACAGGCCCAAACCCTCAGGCTCTCCTGTCATCTTTGCAGGCGGTCAG GCGTATGCTGTCCAAGGGCAGCACGCCATTCCACAGCCTGAT CTCACCAAGCTTCACCAGCTGGCCATGCAGCAGAGCCCTTTCCCCATTGCACATGGCAACCAGGGCTTCCAGG CTGGGATGGATGCCTCTGCACAAACCGGCTCTCATGAGCTGACCATTCCAAATGAT CTCATAGGCTGCATCATAGGCCGTCAGGGTGCAAAGATCAACGAGATTCGTCAGATGTCAGGGGCCCAGATAAAAATCGCCAACCCAGTGGAGGGCTCGACTGACAGGCAGGTCACCATCACCGGTTCCCACGCCAGCATCAGCCTGGCCGAGTACCTGATCAATGCTCG GCTTTCTTCTGAAGCCACTGGCCTCGCAGCAAACTGA